The genomic region CTCCACCTCGGGTCCTGATCGACCACGTGGAGACGGGCCGCCCCGCCGGTGTCACTGGACGTAGGGCGGCGCCTCACCCCAGCCCCACTTCGGCACGGGCGCCTCGTGGAACGGTGTGGCGTCCACCGCGGAGTTACGCACGGCCAGCCGGGTGCCCCACTCCAGGTAGGACACGAACGCGGCACGGAACTCGGGGTCGTCCGGCAGGGCGACCTCGTCCGCCGCATCCATGATCAGGTCGAGCCAGCGCCGGCGTTGCTCCTCGGTGATCGCCCGGCCGAGGTGCTGGGACAGCATGAACTCGTAGCCTCCCCGCTCCTCGGTGTAGGCGGCCGGTCCGCCGAACACCTCGCCCAGCCACAGCGCCACGTGGTGAGCGTGACCGGGATCCATGCCGGCGAACACGGGTGCGAGCACCTCGTCCTCGGCGACGCGCCGGTAGAACGCCTCGGTCAGCCGCGCGAGCGCGGGCGCCCCTCCGGCCCAGGTGTAGAGAGTGGGTGTTGACTGGTCGTCGATCACGCCGCCAACTTCAGCAGTCAGCGGAGAACCCGGCAAGTACGCACCTTTTGGTGAGGAGCGCCCGTGTACCACTGTCCTGTCGAGCTCGCTCTCGATGTCATCGGCGGCAAGTGGCGCACGGTCATCCTCGCCCACCTCAAGCAACGCCCGCACCACTACGGCGAGCTGCGCCGCAAGGTGCCCGGCATCAGCGAGAAGATGTTCGTGCAGCGGTTGCGTGAACTGCAGGAGGCAGGCCTGGTCGCGCGGGTCGAGGTGCCTCCGCACGTCGAGTACTCGCTCACCGACGAGGGCAGGAGCCTCGGGCCGGCGCTGCAGGCCCTCTACGACTGGGGCGTCTCCCGCGCCGCCCGCACCGGTGTGGAGGTCGGGCAGGTCTGACCCCGCGCCCGGACGCGCTGGGCAGGCGCGCGGTCACTCCGTGTAGGTTTAAGTCAGTCGATTGATTTAAACTGTGGAGAGGGCGGGCATGTCGGCACTCGACCCCTTGGGGACCCCGGACGAGCCGGGGTTCGACCCCGAGGCCCTGCGTGAGCGCTACCGGCGGGAACGGGACCGGCGCATCCGGCCGGACGCCGGTGAGCAGTACCGGCGGGCGGAGGCGGAGTTCGGCTACTACGCCGAGGACCCGTACGTGACGCCTGTGTCCAGGGAGCCGGTGCGCGACCAGGTGGACGCGGTGGTCATCGGTGGCGGGTTCGGCGGGTTGCTGGCCGGTGCGCGGTTGCGGCAGGCCGGGCTGGAGCGCATCCGGATCATCGAGAAGGGCGGCGACTTCGGCGGCACCTGGTACTGGAACCGGTATCCGGGCATCCACTGCGACATCGAGTCCTACGTCTACCTGCCGCTGCTGGAGGAGGTCGGGTACGTCCCGCGGTGGAAGTACGCGCCGGGGGAGGAGATCCGGCAGCACGCGATGGCGATCGGGCGGACGTTCGACCTGTACGCGGACGCGTTCTTCCAGACCGGTGTGCGCGAGGTGCGGTGGGACGACGGCGAGTGGGTCGTGCGGACCGATCGCGACGACGAGGTCCGCGCGACCTACGTGGTGGTGTCGAACGGCACGCTCGACCACCCGAAGCTGCCCGATGTTCCCGGCATCGAGGACTTCGCCGGGCACACGTTCCACACCAGCCGCTGGGACTACGGCTACACCGGCGGTGACGCGAACGGTGGTCTCACCGGGCTCGCGGACAAGCGGGTGGCGGTGATCGGCACGGGTGCGACCGCCATCCAGGTCGTGCCACACCTCGGGCGCGACGCCGGGCACCTGTACGTCTTCCAGCGCACGCCGTCGTCGGTGGACGTGCGCGGCAACCGGCCCACCGACCCGGAGTGGGCCGCCTCGCTCGAACCCGGCTGGCAGGCGCGGCGCCGGGAGAACTTCCAGGCCTTCGTGACCGGGCACCGCGAGGAGGTCGACCTCGTCGACGACGCGTGGACCGCGAGCGGCCGGCTGCT from Lentzea guizhouensis harbors:
- a CDS encoding group II truncated hemoglobin, whose product is MIDDQSTPTLYTWAGGAPALARLTEAFYRRVAEDEVLAPVFAGMDPGHAHHVALWLGEVFGGPAAYTEERGGYEFMLSQHLGRAITEEQRRRWLDLIMDAADEVALPDDPEFRAAFVSYLEWGTRLAVRNSAVDATPFHEAPVPKWGWGEAPPYVQ
- a CDS encoding winged helix-turn-helix transcriptional regulator, translated to MYHCPVELALDVIGGKWRTVILAHLKQRPHHYGELRRKVPGISEKMFVQRLRELQEAGLVARVEVPPHVEYSLTDEGRSLGPALQALYDWGVSRAARTGVEVGQV
- a CDS encoding flavin-containing monooxygenase, with the translated sequence MSALDPLGTPDEPGFDPEALRERYRRERDRRIRPDAGEQYRRAEAEFGYYAEDPYVTPVSREPVRDQVDAVVIGGGFGGLLAGARLRQAGLERIRIIEKGGDFGGTWYWNRYPGIHCDIESYVYLPLLEEVGYVPRWKYAPGEEIRQHAMAIGRTFDLYADAFFQTGVREVRWDDGEWVVRTDRDDEVRATYVVVSNGTLDHPKLPDVPGIEDFAGHTFHTSRWDYGYTGGDANGGLTGLADKRVAVIGTGATAIQVVPHLGRDAGHLYVFQRTPSSVDVRGNRPTDPEWAASLEPGWQARRRENFQAFVTGHREEVDLVDDAWTASGRLLGKIVPTDANAHLEPPEWERIEEHLDFVKMNELRARVDAVVQDPATAELLKPWYRYGCKRPTFSDEYLQTFNRPDVTVVDTADHGGVERITENAIVVGGVEYEVDCIVFATGFAVGMSDVMTGRLPVHGRDGKNLLHSWATGGVRTLHGFCSNGFPNLFHLGSLQNAPSVNFTHVLDEQAVHIGEVVAQARRRGVKCVEPTAAAERAWAETILASSPDRGRYDVECTPGYYNGEGKPRGPRLTYGPGPAAFHRLLREWRSGDGINEVLGDAN